One Actinomycetota bacterium genomic region harbors:
- the thiL gene encoding thiamine-phosphate kinase, with amino-acid sequence MGEDARDLGEFGLIARLVSRLGPPGENVVLGPGDDAAALRFGGTALATADLLLEGVHFDFAFSSPGDIGWKALAVNLSDIAAMGGVPRYALVSLGAPASTPVATLEALYDGLGECARTFGVSVVGGDTVGSDRLIVSVAVLGDAGPSGVVRRGGARTGDVVCVTGSVGGAAAGLWLLRAAHEDERAVALLERFPALVAAHRRPKPRVPEGLAAAAVGATAMIDVSDGLAADVGHLCDASGIGVEMRAASVPMAEGVTDVAAWAGADRNRLVLGGGDDYELAIAIPAAQVRALAEALAPTPVTPIGELVGDDRVLIEPDGARSPLAGLGWDHFGEDA; translated from the coding sequence GTGGGTGAGGACGCGCGTGACCTCGGCGAATTCGGTCTCATCGCGCGGCTCGTATCCCGCCTCGGACCCCCGGGCGAGAACGTCGTCCTCGGGCCTGGGGACGATGCGGCGGCGCTGAGGTTCGGGGGTACGGCGCTGGCGACGGCGGACCTGCTGCTCGAGGGGGTTCATTTCGACTTCGCGTTCTCCTCGCCAGGCGACATCGGTTGGAAGGCGCTGGCGGTGAACCTCTCCGATATCGCGGCCATGGGTGGCGTGCCCCGCTACGCGCTGGTGTCGCTCGGAGCGCCGGCGTCGACGCCGGTCGCCACGCTCGAGGCGTTGTACGACGGGCTCGGGGAGTGCGCGCGTACGTTCGGCGTTTCGGTGGTCGGCGGCGACACGGTGGGTTCGGACCGTCTGATCGTTTCCGTTGCGGTGCTCGGCGACGCCGGGCCGTCGGGTGTCGTGCGCCGTGGAGGCGCGCGGACGGGAGACGTCGTTTGCGTCACCGGATCGGTCGGCGGGGCTGCGGCCGGACTGTGGCTCCTCCGCGCAGCGCACGAGGACGAACGAGCGGTTGCGCTCCTCGAACGGTTCCCGGCACTGGTCGCCGCGCATCGCCGCCCGAAGCCGCGCGTTCCGGAAGGCCTCGCGGCGGCGGCCGTGGGGGCCACCGCGATGATCGACGTTTCGGACGGGCTGGCGGCAGACGTCGGTCACCTGTGCGATGCGTCCGGAATCGGAGTCGAGATGCGCGCGGCGTCCGTCCCGATGGCGGAGGGGGTCACCGATGTAGCGGCCTGGGCCGGCGCCGACCGGAACCGGCTCGTCCTTGGGGGCGGGGACGACTACGAGCTCGCGATCGCCATCCCGGCGGCTCAGGTGCGTGCGCTCGCCGAGGCCCTTGCTCCAACACCCGTGACCCCGATCGGCGAGTTGGTGGGGGACGATCGGGTCTTGATCGAACCGGACGGGGCGCGATCACCGCTCGCCGGGCTCGGCTGGGATCATTTCGGGGAGGACGCGTGA
- a CDS encoding dodecin domain-containing protein, which yields MGVINTIELEGVSNESWGAAAREALREAAKTIRHIQKMDVLSTACSVKENKLTEYRTQVRLYFEVEPSR from the coding sequence ATGGGCGTCATCAACACCATCGAGCTCGAAGGCGTTTCCAACGAATCCTGGGGCGCCGCCGCCCGCGAGGCCCTGCGCGAGGCCGCCAAGACGATCCGCCACATCCAGAAGATGGACGTTCTCTCGACCGCCTGCTCGGTCAAAGAGAACAAGCTGACCGAATATCGCACCCAGGTTCGGCTCTATTTCGAGGTCGAGCCGAGCCGATAG
- a CDS encoding phosphoenolpyruvate carboxykinase, with protein sequence MTQKKLEGPSYLLEARSFLVDPSQDELIELTAKMPNAKWTSYENLNVTTRVDSRSAASTFIATDSPDAHKGHKTITREEYARVAEMQEAYIRDQDMVVINGYIGNDEAFRVPARLVIEARNANVAGSQDLLYFHEGQSPDHEPEVTVIYTPNLQAPGYPNERLIAVDLENNVTRVIYSDYFGESKKGGLRMWNKIVFDRGGLGLHAGGKVIPTPNGDKTFLIIGLSGTGKTTTTFTRQNDSKPVQDDFIALMPGGKIYGTENGCFAKTYALSPEYEPTIHSAVTSPGSYLENVSQKNGDLDFFDESFTANGRAVFAMEKLGWFKDAREAGTVDYLLILNRNNNIIPAVAKLRPEQAAAYFMLGETQGTSAGGKDEAGKALRVPGTNPFFPLPHELQGNRFLELLNTHSMEVFLMNTGWIGGDDADEKEGRAKKVKIPISSAVVKAVAEGTMTFEEDPDFGYGLATAVPGIDDPEFLKPWLLYERQGRAGEYGEQVARLKKERAEFLGGFTGLGSSIASAVS encoded by the coding sequence GTGACCCAGAAGAAGCTCGAAGGGCCTTCTTACCTTCTCGAAGCGAGATCGTTCCTCGTCGACCCCTCGCAGGATGAGCTCATCGAGCTCACCGCGAAGATGCCCAACGCGAAGTGGACCAGTTACGAGAACCTGAACGTGACGACGCGCGTCGACTCGCGCAGCGCCGCCTCGACCTTCATCGCGACCGACTCACCCGACGCTCACAAGGGTCACAAGACGATCACGCGGGAGGAGTACGCGCGCGTCGCGGAGATGCAGGAGGCGTACATCCGCGACCAGGACATGGTCGTGATCAACGGCTACATCGGCAACGACGAAGCCTTCCGTGTGCCCGCGCGACTCGTGATCGAGGCGCGCAACGCGAACGTCGCCGGCTCGCAGGACCTCCTCTACTTCCACGAGGGCCAGTCGCCCGACCACGAGCCCGAGGTCACGGTCATCTACACGCCGAACCTCCAGGCGCCGGGCTATCCGAACGAGCGCCTGATCGCGGTGGACCTCGAGAACAACGTCACCCGCGTCATCTACTCCGACTACTTCGGTGAGTCGAAGAAGGGTGGCCTGCGGATGTGGAACAAGATCGTCTTCGACCGCGGCGGTCTCGGCCTGCACGCGGGCGGCAAGGTCATCCCGACGCCGAACGGCGACAAGACGTTCTTGATCATCGGCCTGTCGGGGACCGGCAAGACGACGACGACGTTCACGCGGCAGAACGACTCCAAACCCGTGCAGGACGACTTCATCGCGCTGATGCCGGGCGGCAAGATCTACGGGACCGAGAACGGCTGCTTCGCGAAGACCTACGCGCTGTCGCCCGAGTACGAGCCGACGATCCACAGCGCAGTCACTTCACCCGGCTCGTACCTAGAAAACGTCTCGCAGAAGAACGGCGATCTGGACTTCTTCGACGAGTCGTTCACGGCCAACGGCCGCGCGGTCTTCGCGATGGAGAAGCTGGGCTGGTTCAAGGACGCGCGTGAGGCCGGCACGGTCGACTACCTGCTCATCCTCAACCGGAACAACAACATCATCCCTGCCGTCGCCAAGCTCAGGCCCGAGCAAGCCGCTGCCTACTTCATGCTCGGCGAAACGCAGGGCACGAGCGCCGGCGGGAAAGACGAGGCCGGCAAGGCGCTCCGCGTGCCCGGAACGAACCCCTTCTTCCCGCTCCCGCACGAGCTGCAAGGGAACCGCTTCCTCGAGCTGCTGAACACGCACTCGATGGAGGTTTTCCTGATGAACACGGGGTGGATCGGCGGGGACGACGCCGACGAGAAGGAGGGCCGCGCCAAGAAGGTCAAGATCCCCATCTCGAGCGCCGTCGTGAAAGCGGTCGCCGAAGGCACGATGACCTTCGAGGAGGACCCCGACTTCGGTTACGGACTCGCGACCGCGGTGCCGGGCATCGACGACCCCGAGTTCCTGAAGCCGTGGCTCCTCTACGAGCGTCAGGGCCGCGCCGGCGAGTACGGGGAACAGGTCGCCCGATTGAAGAAGGAGCGCGCCGAGTTCCTGGGCGGCTTCACAGGCCTCGGCTCTTCGATCGCGTCAGCCGTGTCCTAG
- a CDS encoding class I SAM-dependent methyltransferase produces the protein MVDRAALRTYIRSIYESERVVSDNGREFPLSPTGISEEQGEAIRDSVMAEGATRTLETGFGLGLSALFLAEGLLASGDPSARHVAVDPLQKALFDDVGLRVIHEAGLSEVVELVREPSSLALPRLVDDALNHGGKIELGIGSVGAFDVAFIDGDHHFENAFLDIYYSFALVKPEGLIIIDDVLLPAVGKALSYFENNLVLHRLPSPIGSRIHKGKILRRGGAAGRGRGVPAPALGSDRP, from the coding sequence ATGGTCGACAGAGCTGCCCTGCGAACGTACATCCGGTCGATCTACGAGTCCGAACGCGTGGTGAGCGACAATGGACGGGAGTTTCCCCTCTCCCCGACCGGCATCTCCGAGGAACAAGGCGAAGCGATCCGCGACTCGGTCATGGCCGAGGGCGCGACGCGCACATTGGAGACCGGATTCGGGCTCGGGCTGTCGGCTCTCTTCCTCGCGGAAGGCCTCCTGGCTTCGGGCGATCCCAGCGCGAGACACGTTGCCGTGGATCCATTGCAGAAAGCGCTGTTCGACGACGTTGGCCTCCGCGTCATCCACGAAGCCGGCCTCAGCGAAGTGGTAGAGCTCGTTCGCGAGCCGTCTTCGCTCGCGCTTCCCCGGCTCGTAGACGACGCGCTCAACCACGGGGGCAAGATAGAGCTCGGGATCGGCTCGGTCGGCGCCTTCGACGTCGCCTTCATCGACGGCGATCACCATTTCGAGAACGCTTTCCTCGATATCTATTACTCGTTCGCCCTCGTGAAGCCAGAAGGGCTGATCATCATCGACGATGTCCTCTTGCCCGCCGTGGGGAAGGCGCTGAGCTACTTCGAGAACAACCTCGTGCTCCATCGGCTCCCGTCACCGATCGGCTCGCGCATACACAAGGGGAAGATCCTCCGAAGGGGGGGGGCAGCGGGAAGAGGCCGTGGCGTTCCTGCGCCGGCCCTCGGAAGCGATCGTCCGTGA
- a CDS encoding phosphoribosyltransferase family protein, which yields MIFSDRREAGRMLGEALGERAGALVLGIPRGGVIVAVEVAPVTRGMLDVVVPRKLGAPANPELGIGAVAADGTTVLDERLVNALRVTEEYIAAEVARQLKEIKRRLALYRAGRPRLSVSGRDCIVVDDGIATGGTAEVAVRSLRAQGARSVVLAVPVAPYESIERLSAVADEVVCLATPEPFAAVGQWYAHFPQVSDAEVLVALGAEGA from the coding sequence GTGATCTTCTCGGATCGGCGTGAGGCCGGCCGGATGCTCGGTGAGGCGCTGGGGGAGCGGGCGGGAGCGCTCGTGCTCGGGATCCCGCGAGGCGGCGTGATCGTCGCTGTGGAGGTTGCCCCAGTCACCCGTGGGATGCTCGACGTCGTGGTGCCCCGCAAGCTCGGCGCGCCGGCCAACCCGGAGCTGGGGATCGGCGCGGTCGCGGCCGACGGGACGACCGTCCTCGACGAACGGCTCGTCAACGCGCTTCGCGTGACGGAGGAGTACATCGCCGCGGAGGTCGCCCGTCAGCTCAAGGAGATCAAGCGGCGGCTCGCGCTCTATCGTGCGGGACGTCCCCGACTCTCGGTATCCGGCAGGGACTGTATCGTCGTCGACGACGGCATCGCGACCGGCGGAACCGCCGAGGTGGCCGTTCGATCGCTCCGGGCGCAGGGTGCGCGGTCGGTCGTGCTGGCCGTTCCGGTCGCGCCTTACGAATCGATCGAAAGACTCAGCGCCGTCGCTGATGAGGTCGTGTGCCTGGCGACGCCGGAGCCCTTCGCCGCCGTGGGGCAGTGGTACGCGCACTTCCCTCAGGTGAGCGACGCCGAGGTGCTCGTCGCGCTCGGGGCCGAAGGCGCTTAG
- a CDS encoding Lrp/AsnC ligand binding domain-containing protein produces the protein MAATKTRPKEVRSVVNAYILIQTEVGRAAQVAKEVARIKGVKSAEDVTGPYDVIVRAEARTVDDLGKLVVAKIQGVEGITRTLTCPVVHL, from the coding sequence ATGGCTGCGACAAAGACGCGTCCCAAGGAGGTGAGGTCCGTGGTAAACGCGTACATCCTTATCCAGACCGAGGTCGGCCGCGCCGCGCAGGTCGCCAAGGAAGTGGCGCGGATCAAGGGCGTGAAGTCGGCCGAGGACGTGACCGGTCCCTACGACGTCATCGTCCGCGCCGAGGCCCGAACGGTCGACGACCTGGGCAAGCTGGTCGTCGCGAAGATCCAGGGCGTTGAAGGGATCACGCGTACCCTCACCTGCCCCGTGGTGCACCTCTAG
- a CDS encoding D-alanine--D-alanine ligase family protein, translating to MSGREPARRIRLAILYGGRSAEHEVSVVSARSMMAAIDLDKYDVVPIAITKQGRWLLPAKTLEQLEATPGALPGTGEEGTGVALVREGREATLRPLEGASGAKGSGSVDVVFPVLHGPYGEDGTVQGMLELAGVPYVGAGVLASALGMDKEMQKQLFASRGLRVVPHIHVHVEDWRRSPARLVELAEGEIGFPCFTKPANMGSSVGISKCRNVVELRAGLETALSFDRKALVERAIPARELECAVLGNDEPEASIVGEVVPHHEFYDFGAKYLEEGSELRIPAPIPEQISDEVRRVAIEAFRAIDCVGMARVDFFYEDDSGTLYLNEINTIPGFTPISMYPKLWEASGVPYAKLIDRLIELALERHGSPG from the coding sequence TTGAGTGGGCGTGAACCGGCAAGGAGGATCCGGCTGGCGATCCTGTACGGCGGCCGTTCGGCCGAGCATGAGGTTTCCGTCGTGAGCGCGCGCTCGATGATGGCCGCGATCGATCTCGATAAGTACGACGTGGTCCCGATCGCCATCACCAAGCAAGGACGGTGGCTTCTCCCTGCCAAGACTCTCGAGCAGCTCGAGGCGACGCCGGGGGCGCTGCCCGGCACCGGCGAAGAGGGTACCGGCGTCGCGCTCGTCAGGGAAGGCCGTGAGGCGACGCTCCGGCCCTTGGAGGGCGCTTCCGGCGCGAAGGGATCGGGCTCGGTCGACGTCGTTTTCCCCGTGCTCCACGGTCCGTATGGGGAGGACGGCACGGTGCAGGGGATGCTCGAGCTCGCCGGCGTTCCATACGTGGGCGCTGGGGTGCTCGCATCGGCGCTGGGGATGGACAAGGAGATGCAGAAGCAGCTCTTCGCATCGCGCGGGCTTCGCGTCGTGCCGCATATCCACGTCCACGTCGAAGACTGGCGGCGAAGCCCCGCTCGTCTGGTGGAGCTGGCCGAAGGAGAGATCGGCTTCCCGTGCTTCACGAAGCCGGCGAATATGGGCTCGAGCGTCGGGATCTCGAAATGTCGCAACGTTGTCGAGCTCCGCGCCGGGCTCGAGACGGCGCTGTCGTTCGACCGGAAGGCGCTCGTCGAGCGCGCGATCCCCGCGCGGGAGCTCGAGTGTGCCGTGCTCGGCAACGACGAGCCCGAAGCGTCGATCGTCGGCGAGGTCGTCCCGCACCACGAGTTCTACGACTTCGGAGCGAAATACCTCGAAGAGGGGAGCGAGTTGCGGATCCCGGCGCCGATCCCGGAGCAGATCTCCGATGAGGTCCGCCGGGTCGCGATCGAAGCGTTCCGCGCGATCGACTGCGTGGGGATGGCCCGCGTCGACTTCTTCTACGAGGACGATTCCGGGACGCTCTACCTCAATGAGATCAACACGATCCCGGGCTTCACGCCGATCTCGATGTATCCCAAGCTGTGGGAGGCGAGCGGCGTCCCCTACGCGAAGCTGATCGACCGGCTCATAGAGCTGGCGCTCGAGCGGCACGGGAGTCCCGGCTGA
- a CDS encoding aminotransferase class I/II-fold pyridoxal phosphate-dependent enzyme produces MVEERRGFTTRSVHASRATEPVVEEPGSVPIYQSAPFIFSDMEQFAAVGKSKISGGYLYSRWANPTVDALSRTIASLEGAEASATFASGMGAIHGTVASCVRAGEHVVSARQIYGGTFGLFNEILARTGVDVSFVNVTDPDSVAGAFRDNTRVLYFETIGNPSLPVADVDALVAIARDRGVTVIVDATFTTPYLFTAVEHGVDLVVHSATKYLGGHSDVTAGVVSGTAEAIARIRHLGIDYGGCLAPLEAWLTIRGVQTLALRMDRICSNAKAVAKALERLPSVERVTYPGLASHPQHELAAKQFPNGFGGMLTFEVSGGIPAGRRVLERVRLASPAASLGGTKTLIVHPASITHTQLSREDREAAGVTDGLMRVSVGIEDPEDLIADLVEALS; encoded by the coding sequence GTGGTCGAGGAACGGCGAGGCTTCACGACGAGATCCGTGCACGCGAGCCGAGCCACCGAGCCGGTGGTGGAGGAGCCGGGAAGCGTGCCGATCTACCAGTCCGCGCCGTTCATCTTCTCGGACATGGAACAGTTCGCGGCCGTCGGGAAATCCAAGATCTCGGGTGGGTATCTCTACTCCCGTTGGGCGAATCCGACCGTCGACGCGCTTTCCCGGACGATCGCCTCTCTGGAGGGCGCCGAAGCGAGCGCGACGTTCGCGAGCGGCATGGGAGCCATCCACGGCACGGTCGCGTCGTGCGTGAGGGCCGGAGAGCACGTGGTGTCGGCCCGCCAGATCTACGGAGGAACGTTCGGGCTGTTCAACGAGATCCTGGCCCGAACCGGCGTCGACGTGAGCTTCGTGAACGTGACCGACCCGGACTCGGTCGCCGGCGCCTTCCGCGACAACACCCGCGTGCTGTACTTCGAGACGATCGGCAACCCTTCGCTTCCGGTCGCGGACGTGGACGCACTCGTTGCTATCGCTCGCGATCGAGGGGTGACGGTGATCGTCGACGCGACGTTCACGACGCCGTATCTGTTCACGGCCGTCGAGCACGGCGTGGACCTGGTGGTGCACTCGGCCACCAAGTATCTCGGCGGTCACTCGGACGTGACCGCCGGCGTCGTGTCCGGAACCGCGGAGGCGATCGCACGCATCCGCCACCTCGGCATCGACTACGGCGGGTGCCTCGCACCGTTGGAGGCGTGGCTGACGATCCGGGGCGTACAGACGCTGGCACTGCGCATGGATCGGATCTGTTCCAACGCCAAGGCGGTCGCGAAGGCGCTCGAGCGATTGCCGTCCGTCGAGCGCGTCACGTATCCGGGGCTGGCGTCCCATCCGCAGCACGAGCTCGCTGCGAAGCAGTTCCCGAATGGGTTCGGCGGGATGCTCACGTTCGAGGTATCGGGCGGCATCCCGGCGGGAAGGCGCGTGCTCGAGCGCGTGCGGCTGGCGTCGCCGGCGGCGTCGCTCGGCGGCACGAAGACGCTGATCGTCCACCCGGCCAGCATCACGCACACGCAACTCTCGCGTGAGGACCGTGAGGCGGCCGGGGTAACCGACGGGCTCATGCGGGTGAGCGTTGGGATCGAAGACCCCGAAGATCTGATCGCCGACTTGGTGGAGGCCCTTTCTTGA
- a CDS encoding threonine/serine dehydratase: MDRPAFVDVLAAARTIRPYITPTAFYESISLGKMLGLRLFIKYENHQPVGSFKVRGALNRMLGAANEERARGFVTASQGNHGQGVCYAARIVGAHATVVVPEKANPDKVEAMRNLGAEVVTYGKDFEAAVAKAWEIAAERKATYLHAADDPLIVAGHATVALEMFAHEPTLDTIVFPIGAGGLISGSALVAKTLKPEVEVIGVQAERTPGFVESLNAGQIVECAPNSTFAEGIAVRQPPALTFEMVRDLVDDVITVTEEEMRRAIILLLEKTHNLAEGAGAAGLAGVVKLREQLAGRIVGTVLSGGNLPWHVLNRALNDIHSW, translated from the coding sequence GTGGACCGGCCCGCATTCGTGGACGTCCTCGCTGCGGCGCGGACGATCAGGCCGTACATCACGCCGACGGCCTTCTACGAGTCGATCTCGCTGGGCAAGATGCTCGGACTCCGGCTGTTCATCAAATATGAGAACCACCAGCCGGTGGGGTCTTTCAAGGTCCGCGGCGCGCTGAACCGCATGCTGGGAGCGGCGAATGAGGAGCGGGCGAGAGGGTTCGTCACCGCCTCGCAAGGGAACCACGGGCAGGGCGTGTGTTACGCGGCTCGGATCGTCGGAGCGCATGCGACCGTCGTGGTGCCCGAGAAGGCCAACCCCGACAAGGTCGAAGCCATGCGCAACCTCGGCGCGGAGGTGGTCACCTACGGCAAGGATTTCGAGGCGGCGGTCGCCAAGGCGTGGGAGATCGCGGCCGAGCGGAAGGCGACCTATCTGCATGCCGCCGACGATCCGTTGATCGTGGCGGGTCACGCAACCGTGGCGCTCGAGATGTTCGCCCATGAGCCCACGCTCGACACGATCGTGTTCCCGATCGGCGCCGGCGGATTGATCAGCGGCTCGGCGCTCGTCGCGAAGACCCTGAAACCGGAGGTCGAAGTCATCGGCGTTCAGGCCGAGCGCACGCCGGGCTTCGTGGAGTCGCTGAACGCCGGACAGATCGTCGAGTGCGCGCCGAACTCGACGTTCGCGGAAGGGATCGCCGTCCGGCAACCTCCGGCCCTGACGTTCGAGATGGTGCGCGACCTCGTCGACGACGTGATCACCGTGACCGAAGAGGAGATGCGGCGCGCCATCATCTTGCTCCTCGAGAAGACGCACAACCTGGCCGAAGGCGCCGGCGCGGCGGGCCTCGCGGGTGTGGTGAAGCTCCGGGAACAGCTGGCCGGGCGGATCGTCGGCACGGTACTGTCCGGCGGAAATCTTCCGTGGCACGTGCTCAACCGCGCGTTGAACGACATCCATTCCTGGTAG
- a CDS encoding NAD(P)H-dependent glycerol-3-phosphate dehydrogenase → MGKRGHLAVVGAGSWGTAFATVLARNHLPTLLWARRPELAREINTRHANESYLPGCALPTTLRATADLEEAVGRASVVVVAVPSHALREKMKEMGPLISPDASVVSLTKGVEQGSLLRMTEVISEAGNVDPERTGAVSGPNLAKEVARDLPGATVIACADIARAERLQRLFHCRSFRVYTNTDVCGVEIGGAAKNVVAIAAGIADGLEYGDNSKAALITRGLVEITRLGVKLGANPLTMAGLAGVGDLVATCMSRQSRNRHVGEELGKGRTLDEIIASMNMVAEGVKSSRSIAALAGRNAVDMPIATRVRRIVDEGADPAAMVEELLTRDPEPEFLGILPGSG, encoded by the coding sequence ATGGGTAAGCGGGGGCACCTCGCCGTCGTCGGCGCCGGATCATGGGGGACCGCCTTCGCGACCGTGCTCGCGCGGAACCACCTGCCGACGCTCTTGTGGGCCCGCAGGCCCGAGCTCGCCCGCGAGATCAACACGCGCCACGCGAACGAGTCCTACCTGCCCGGTTGCGCGTTGCCCACGACCTTGCGGGCGACCGCGGATCTGGAGGAAGCAGTCGGGCGGGCTTCCGTCGTCGTCGTCGCCGTCCCATCGCACGCCCTGCGCGAGAAGATGAAGGAGATGGGTCCGCTCATCTCGCCGGATGCTTCGGTCGTGAGCCTCACGAAGGGCGTCGAGCAAGGATCGCTCCTACGCATGACCGAGGTCATATCGGAGGCGGGAAACGTCGATCCGGAAAGGACCGGGGCCGTCTCGGGACCGAATCTGGCCAAGGAGGTCGCCCGCGATCTGCCCGGCGCAACCGTCATCGCGTGCGCCGACATCGCCCGCGCCGAGCGGCTCCAGCGACTCTTCCATTGCCGCTCGTTCCGCGTCTACACCAACACCGATGTGTGCGGGGTCGAGATCGGCGGCGCGGCGAAGAACGTCGTGGCGATCGCGGCCGGGATCGCCGACGGGCTCGAGTACGGCGACAACTCCAAGGCCGCGCTCATCACCCGCGGGCTGGTCGAGATCACGCGCTTGGGCGTGAAGCTGGGAGCGAACCCCCTCACCATGGCGGGGCTCGCCGGCGTGGGCGATCTGGTGGCCACGTGCATGAGCCGGCAGAGCCGCAACCGGCACGTCGGCGAGGAGCTCGGCAAGGGCCGAACCCTCGACGAGATCATCGCTTCGATGAACATGGTGGCCGAAGGCGTGAAGTCGTCGCGTTCGATCGCCGCCCTCGCCGGGCGCAACGCGGTCGACATGCCCATCGCCACGCGCGTTCGACGGATCGTCGACGAAGGCGCCGACCCGGCGGCGATGGTCGAGGAGCTGCTGACCCGCGACCCGGAGCCCGAGTTCCTGGGCATCCTGCCAGGGAGCGGATAG
- a CDS encoding lysophospholipid acyltransferase family protein, whose protein sequence is MYAFARALLLPFLKLFCRWRLLGAQNIPTSGPVIVACNHISYFDPLCHAYMIDRAGRKCRFFAKAELWKNPFLRLVLTHAHQIPVERGSGETGPVEKAIEWLGRGELVIIYPEATITTNPDLTPMQGKTGVGRVALATGAPVVPIAVWGSQWVRPKRRRRSNKMRRLMAVKAGEPMRFDDLKGRDDAEAAREVTDRVMGELDRLVRELHKIHPDGGAVPELIGQDG, encoded by the coding sequence ATGTATGCGTTCGCGCGGGCGCTGCTCTTGCCGTTCTTGAAGCTGTTCTGTCGATGGAGATTGCTCGGCGCACAGAACATCCCCACGTCGGGCCCCGTCATCGTGGCTTGCAACCATATCTCATACTTCGATCCGCTCTGCCACGCGTACATGATCGACCGGGCGGGGCGGAAGTGTCGCTTCTTCGCCAAGGCCGAGCTGTGGAAGAACCCATTCCTCCGGCTGGTGCTCACGCACGCGCATCAGATCCCCGTGGAGCGGGGGAGTGGCGAGACGGGCCCGGTGGAGAAAGCGATCGAATGGCTCGGGCGGGGCGAGCTCGTGATCATCTACCCGGAGGCAACCATCACCACCAACCCGGACCTCACTCCGATGCAGGGCAAGACCGGCGTGGGACGCGTCGCGCTCGCGACCGGTGCGCCGGTGGTCCCGATCGCGGTGTGGGGTTCGCAGTGGGTGCGGCCGAAGAGGCGCAGGCGCTCGAACAAGATGCGGCGGTTGATGGCGGTCAAAGCCGGTGAGCCGATGCGGTTCGACGACCTCAAGGGGCGTGATGACGCCGAAGCCGCGCGCGAGGTTACCGACCGCGTCATGGGGGAGCTGGACCGGCTCGTGCGCGAGTTGCACAAGATCCACCCCGACGGCGGTGCCGTCCCGGAGCTGATCGGCCAGGATGGGTAA
- the cofC gene encoding 2-phospho-L-lactate guanylyltransferase, with protein MRICLVPMKPLAGAKERLAPALDPDERRRLSLAMLADVIAAAHGFDRVWVLQSDNDAAVVAQRFGADPRPDPAPGRGLNASLDAATADAVSARATGVLVVAADLAAATAEDLRALAQGDGVALAPDAGGSGTNALWRHPADVIGAAFGPASRAAHEAAAAAAGAAFRTLNSPRLAADVDTSEALAAVWALGPGPATRRALEDMGIAARLRLAG; from the coding sequence ATGAGGATCTGCCTCGTTCCGATGAAACCGCTCGCCGGAGCGAAGGAGCGCCTCGCACCGGCCCTCGACCCCGACGAACGACGCCGCCTGTCCCTCGCCATGCTTGCCGACGTGATAGCTGCAGCACACGGCTTCGACCGGGTGTGGGTACTTCAGTCCGACAACGACGCAGCGGTAGTCGCACAGCGCTTCGGCGCCGATCCGCGCCCCGACCCCGCGCCGGGCCGCGGCCTCAACGCTTCGCTCGACGCAGCGACCGCGGACGCCGTGTCGGCCCGCGCGACCGGCGTGCTCGTCGTGGCGGCGGACCTCGCGGCCGCGACGGCGGAAGACCTTCGCGCGCTCGCGCAGGGGGACGGCGTGGCGCTCGCCCCAGACGCCGGCGGCTCGGGAACAAACGCCCTCTGGCGCCACCCGGCGGACGTCATCGGGGCGGCGTTCGGTCCGGCCAGCCGCGCCGCGCACGAAGCCGCCGCCGCCGCGGCCGGCGCGGCGTTCCGCACCCTGAACTCGCCCCGGCTGGCCGCCGACGTCGATACTTCAGAAGCCCTCGCCGCGGTGTGGGCCCTCGGGCCGGGGCCCGCGACCCGTCGTGCGCTCGAGGACATGGGCATCGCGGCGCGCTTGCGGCTCGCCGGCTGA